In one Chloroherpetonaceae bacterium genomic region, the following are encoded:
- a CDS encoding ATP-binding protein, giving the protein MPTIGIVAHLSPRVSFLMRIIGSQSMKAELFTPDFIDAIDQDIDLLYVEVLDDETGLSLIELLHDKFWATPIVGFSNHSRIDFAIKVFRAGASDMLIFSNDVAKDSIETADSLHRALRLRQKLLLRQSLLATSSAKELVRPSTLRPHGFIYQLPQPIIVLDKHLAILSMNHGAEDLIGLDEKNAIGKDLSLFFSISPEERERILAGHSFRSEMLVQHGDETKTMGYSISPRVMDNGELDGAVMIFKDITEDRRRRQQAEKAEKMQTLGEIAAAISHEVKNPLAGIKSMVQAVMLDLDPDSEPYQYLKRISQEVDRINHFIENTFAFARHRRPRIIRSSITEILESVISLLAENCKRSQIEVIRDYAEDLPTLRIDPEQIRQVFLNIMLNAIEATEQSPIGKRWIHITVRPTMLKQGSDTVRYLDIQFHDSGPGVPESVLAKIFDPFFTTKPNGTGLGLAICFKIVSEHGGRIEVSNSAEGGAIVSVKLPLVFKTTFEQSPVVEAVQP; this is encoded by the coding sequence ATGCCTACAATTGGAATTGTTGCGCACCTGTCACCACGCGTCTCATTCTTGATGCGTATTATTGGCTCGCAGTCGATGAAAGCCGAGCTTTTTACACCCGATTTTATTGATGCAATTGACCAAGACATTGATTTGCTGTATGTAGAGGTGCTTGATGATGAAACAGGGCTTTCTCTTATTGAACTGCTGCACGACAAGTTCTGGGCCACACCAATTGTGGGATTCTCCAATCACTCTCGCATTGACTTTGCGATTAAAGTATTTCGGGCTGGCGCAAGCGATATGCTCATTTTTTCAAACGATGTAGCCAAAGATAGCATTGAGACAGCGGATTCATTGCATCGTGCGCTGCGCCTTCGTCAGAAATTGCTTCTGCGCCAGTCCCTACTGGCTACTTCTTCTGCTAAGGAGCTGGTTCGCCCTTCCACATTGCGCCCACATGGCTTTATCTACCAACTGCCACAACCTATAATTGTGCTTGATAAGCACCTTGCGATTCTTTCTATGAATCACGGCGCTGAAGATCTCATTGGACTTGACGAGAAGAACGCCATTGGCAAAGATCTGTCGCTTTTCTTTAGCATCTCCCCTGAAGAGCGTGAAAGAATCCTTGCTGGTCACAGTTTTCGAAGCGAAATGCTGGTGCAGCACGGCGATGAAACCAAAACGATGGGCTACTCCATTTCGCCACGTGTGATGGATAATGGAGAATTAGATGGCGCTGTAATGATTTTCAAGGATATTACCGAAGACCGCCGCCGTCGTCAGCAGGCTGAAAAAGCTGAGAAAATGCAGACGCTTGGCGAGATTGCTGCAGCAATTTCACACGAGGTGAAAAATCCACTGGCAGGCATTAAGTCAATGGTGCAAGCCGTAATGCTTGACTTAGACCCTGACTCTGAGCCCTATCAATACCTCAAGCGCATCTCACAAGAAGTCGATCGCATCAATCACTTCATTGAAAACACCTTTGCGTTTGCTCGTCATCGCCGTCCACGCATCATTCGCAGCTCTATTACTGAAATTTTAGAATCGGTGATTTCACTGCTTGCTGAAAATTGCAAGCGCTCACAAATTGAGGTGATTCGCGATTATGCCGAAGACTTGCCCACCCTGCGCATCGACCCTGAGCAAATTCGGCAGGTGTTTTTGAACATTATGCTCAATGCAATTGAGGCTACTGAGCAAAGCCCTATTGGGAAGCGCTGGATTCACATTACAGTTCGCCCCACTATGCTTAAACAAGGCAGCGATACGGTGCGCTACTTAGACATCCAATTTCACGACTCAGGTCCAGGCGTGCCAGAATCCGTGCTTGCCAAAATTTTTGACCCATTTTTCACTACAAAGCCAAATGGCACAGGACTTGGGTTAGCGATTTGTTTCAAAATTGTCAGTGAACACGGCGGTCGCATTGAAGTGAGCAATTCTGCAGAAGGCGGAGCGATTGTGTCGGTAAAGTTGCCATTGGTCTTCAAAACTACCTTTGAGCAATCGCCAGTTGTAGAGGCAGTTCAGCCCTAA
- a CDS encoding glycosyltransferase family 9 protein, whose amino-acid sequence MNAPKKILVRTPNWLGDLVMSLGFLHKLPEVFPEARIEAIAKAEIADLLELVPAISQIHRFSKQTYRGVRGLYRFASGFHDVDVYFSLPDSFSAALMGVFSRAKRRVGFCANQRRALLTDALRKPTNKHRSEEYAHLLSPFVSKPIEPLCVKLVPPSDTLLTEFALKPKIALNLNSESPSKVVPIEKGVEIATELLRQLPEAVLVLTGSPKEQTYTEKFCQQLPEPKRVVNLAGRTSVKTLAGVLAAVSLVISTDSGTAHLANAVGTPTVVLYGAGNERNTAPYHQEGAVGVRVQGLPCAPCISTTCKFGVPKCLALMPAAEIVEKAVSLIRYTTRI is encoded by the coding sequence ATGAATGCGCCGAAGAAAATTTTGGTGCGCACGCCCAACTGGCTGGGCGATTTGGTAATGAGCCTTGGCTTTTTGCACAAGCTGCCTGAAGTCTTCCCTGAAGCGCGCATTGAAGCGATTGCGAAGGCAGAAATTGCAGATTTGCTGGAGCTTGTGCCAGCTATCTCACAGATTCATCGCTTCTCCAAGCAAACCTATCGTGGGGTGCGGGGTCTATACCGCTTTGCATCTGGCTTTCACGATGTCGATGTGTATTTCTCGCTCCCTGATTCATTCTCGGCAGCCTTGATGGGGGTCTTCAGCCGCGCAAAGCGTCGCGTAGGGTTTTGTGCCAATCAACGCAGGGCGCTACTAACCGATGCGCTCCGCAAGCCTACCAATAAGCACCGCAGCGAAGAGTATGCACATCTGCTGTCGCCGTTTGTAAGTAAGCCGATTGAGCCGCTCTGCGTAAAGCTGGTGCCACCCAGCGATACCTTGCTGACTGAATTTGCACTGAAGCCGAAGATTGCGCTCAATCTCAATTCAGAAAGTCCATCGAAAGTAGTGCCAATAGAGAAAGGGGTAGAGATTGCAACAGAACTTTTGCGACAATTGCCAGAAGCGGTATTGGTCTTAACGGGCTCGCCGAAAGAACAGACTTACACAGAAAAATTTTGCCAGCAACTTCCTGAGCCGAAGCGTGTGGTAAATTTGGCAGGACGGACATCAGTCAAAACATTAGCAGGCGTTTTAGCCGCCGTAAGTCTTGTCATTTCAACGGACTCAGGCACAGCGCATTTAGCAAATGCAGTGGGCACGCCTACTGTGGTGCTCTATGGAGCAGGTAATGAACGCAACACCGCACCGTATCATCAAGAAGGAGCGGTAGGGGTGCGAGTGCAAGGCTTACCGTGTGCGCCATGCATCTCAACCACATGCAAATTTGGCGTGCCAAAGTGTCTGGCGCTGATGCCAGCCGCCGAAATCGTAGAGAAAGCTGTATCGCTAATCCGCTACACTACTCGCATTTAG
- a CDS encoding helix-hairpin-helix domain-containing protein — translation MDWLNRLSTRLGLLRAEVLMVSGALLLFIAGVTLKFFWGYAERAELVEKAQTELLLGNEPDSLLAAEAQLYEQSQTDTVRHAAPQRKLNFNTATQEELEALPDIGAVLADRLIRFRAYKGGKLHSLDELLEVKGITPARLRTLKAHLTLE, via the coding sequence ATGGATTGGCTGAATCGTCTCTCCACACGATTAGGGTTACTGCGTGCCGAGGTCTTGATGGTGAGCGGAGCGTTGCTGCTTTTCATAGCAGGAGTAACGCTCAAATTTTTTTGGGGCTACGCAGAGCGAGCAGAACTGGTTGAGAAAGCACAAACGGAACTCTTGCTTGGCAATGAACCTGATAGCTTGTTAGCCGCTGAGGCGCAGCTTTACGAGCAAAGCCAGACAGATACGGTCCGACATGCAGCGCCCCAAAGAAAGCTCAACTTCAACACAGCGACTCAGGAAGAGTTGGAAGCCTTGCCAGATATTGGTGCTGTGCTCGCAGATCGGCTCATACGTTTTCGTGCATACAAGGGTGGCAAATTGCATTCGCTCGATGAGCTTTTGGAGGTGAAAGGCATTACACCTGCTCGACTGCGCACGCTTAAAGCGCACTTAACTCTGGAATAA
- a CDS encoding PhzF family phenazine biosynthesis protein gives MRTYKFKHIDAFTDRAYTGNPAAVIMHAEGLTDEEMHLLARELNLSETAFVIPPKDGSYDLELRWMTPTTEVDLCGHATVAAFHALAEVKLYDLGHEGERTLRVKTRSGILPIRVQQQNGTVRVTMGLPLPTFTPYKGQKFELCQAFSVPTELLDHSLPVWLANNGYIFIPFVNREPLLKMKPSFTDLRNLSQKHNITGFCVFTTDTKYATSAAHSRFFAPALGINEDPVTGSAQGPLAVYLYQNGRIKGEGRIPVTLEQGYEMGRGGRVWAEIEVENGAVQQLWISGYAVTVMNGELYI, from the coding sequence ATGAGAACCTACAAGTTCAAACACATTGACGCTTTCACTGACCGTGCCTACACAGGCAACCCTGCCGCAGTGATTATGCATGCCGAAGGGCTCACAGACGAAGAGATGCATCTGCTGGCGCGCGAACTCAATCTCTCTGAGACGGCTTTCGTGATTCCACCTAAAGATGGCTCCTACGACTTAGAACTGCGCTGGATGACCCCTACTACCGAAGTAGACTTATGCGGCCATGCTACGGTCGCTGCCTTTCACGCCTTGGCAGAAGTAAAACTCTACGATTTAGGGCATGAAGGCGAACGCACCTTGCGTGTGAAAACCCGCAGCGGCATTCTCCCCATTCGCGTGCAGCAGCAGAACGGCACCGTGCGCGTTACAATGGGCTTGCCTTTGCCCACTTTCACACCTTACAAAGGTCAAAAGTTTGAGCTTTGCCAAGCCTTTTCTGTACCCACTGAACTACTTGACCACTCTCTGCCTGTTTGGCTTGCTAACAATGGTTATATCTTCATTCCTTTCGTGAACCGCGAGCCACTCCTGAAGATGAAACCCAGCTTTACTGACCTTAGAAACCTCTCGCAAAAGCATAATATCACGGGTTTCTGTGTCTTTACGACCGACACAAAGTATGCAACCAGCGCTGCACACTCACGCTTTTTTGCGCCCGCTCTTGGCATCAATGAAGACCCCGTTACTGGCTCAGCACAAGGTCCACTGGCAGTCTATCTTTATCAAAACGGTCGCATCAAGGGTGAAGGACGCATTCCCGTAACCTTAGAACAAGGCTATGAAATGGGTCGCGGCGGACGTGTCTGGGCAGAAATTGAGGTCGAGAACGGTGCTGTCCAGCAGCTCTGGATTAGTGGCTACGCCGTTACCGTAATGAATGGGGAACTCTACATCTAA
- a CDS encoding aminopeptidase P N-terminal domain-containing protein, whose product MRRCIILLGIVAAGCTELIFAQTQLAISPELYKQRRLHFIAQMPDSSLALFFAAEPKTRINDTYYPYRQDNALFYLSGCPEPFSVLILFKSPVVVGQQMTREVLFVQPRDPSEEIWTGRRLGAAGARQTLQVEVTETIDKLEEFLTRFAKEQRTAFTTVLFPNTHLRNRSAIPTAQLSTEQLFKQAGFIVQSALPILAKMRVTKSPEEIRLIQKATDITVAAHLQAIMSCEPDMYEYELAAVAEYVFKRMGCAYTAYPSIVGSGENSVILHYDAVRKKMRSGELVVMDMAGEYEGYASDVTRTIPVSGKFSPEQRAIYELVLKAQEAAIAECRAGNPFHAPHLKAVEVIADGLLKLGIIQDRRDYRRYFMHGSSHHVGLDVHDPSFGTLGENQVITVEPGIYIAEGSLCDRKWWNIGVRIEDVVLITKDGPRVLSAALPKNPDAIETLMQQRGLGNLALPTSP is encoded by the coding sequence ATGCGTAGGTGCATTATTTTGCTTGGCATTGTGGCGGCAGGCTGCACAGAGTTGATTTTTGCACAAACTCAGCTTGCTATTTCGCCAGAACTTTATAAGCAACGGCGATTGCACTTTATTGCGCAAATGCCAGATAGCTCTCTGGCACTGTTTTTTGCTGCTGAACCTAAGACACGTATCAATGACACCTACTACCCCTACCGGCAAGACAATGCGCTATTCTACCTCTCTGGTTGCCCAGAGCCATTTTCAGTGCTCATTCTTTTCAAATCACCTGTCGTGGTCGGGCAGCAAATGACGCGTGAGGTGCTCTTCGTGCAACCACGCGACCCCAGCGAGGAAATCTGGACAGGGCGCCGACTTGGTGCAGCAGGGGCTCGCCAGACCCTTCAAGTTGAGGTGACGGAGACGATAGATAAACTCGAGGAATTTTTGACACGCTTTGCAAAGGAGCAGCGCACGGCATTTACGACTGTGCTCTTTCCAAATACTCACCTGCGTAACCGCTCTGCCATTCCTACTGCACAGCTTTCGACTGAGCAGCTTTTCAAGCAGGCCGGGTTTATTGTGCAGAGTGCTTTGCCGATTTTAGCCAAGATGCGCGTTACCAAATCGCCCGAAGAAATACGCCTCATTCAGAAAGCTACGGATATCACGGTTGCGGCACACCTGCAAGCGATCATGTCGTGCGAACCTGATATGTATGAGTATGAGCTGGCTGCAGTCGCCGAGTACGTCTTCAAAAGGATGGGCTGTGCTTACACGGCCTATCCAAGCATCGTTGGTTCTGGCGAAAACAGCGTGATTTTGCATTACGATGCGGTGCGCAAAAAAATGCGGAGCGGCGAACTCGTGGTGATGGATATGGCTGGTGAATATGAAGGTTATGCATCAGATGTGACGCGCACTATTCCTGTCAGCGGCAAGTTCAGTCCTGAACAGCGTGCCATCTATGAGTTGGTTTTGAAGGCGCAAGAGGCGGCTATTGCAGAATGCAGAGCAGGCAACCCTTTTCATGCGCCGCATCTTAAAGCCGTTGAGGTGATTGCAGACGGTTTATTGAAACTGGGCATCATTCAAGACCGCAGAGACTACAGGCGTTACTTTATGCACGGTTCCAGTCACCATGTTGGCTTAGATGTGCATGACCCCAGTTTCGGCACGCTCGGTGAAAATCAAGTTATCACCGTAGAACCGGGCATCTACATTGCGGAGGGGTCGCTCTGCGATAGGAAGTGGTGGAATATCGGTGTGCGCATTGAAGATGTCGTACTTATTACCAAAGATGGGCCGCGTGTGCTTTCGGCAGCATTGCCCAAAAACCCCGATGCGATTGAAACCTTGATGCAACAGAGAGGTTTGGGTAATCTTGCGCTGCCTACTTCGCCTTAG
- a CDS encoding ABC transporter ATP-binding protein/permease produces the protein MAKPAKASNTRLYLRVLRYLAPDGRHLILAVVLGLLTSLFSVVSIYTILPLLDAVFSTNKAGASVATMPEQITATASISPTALSALDSQRLKEQVLAYLKALLYSDTQENTLRNICLFLVITFLLKNFFLYLNNRLMVYVETKSANKLRNHVFEKILSLGLDYFHRHRVGMLMQRVGSDIYLIQTQVSGSLMNLLRNGILAVCYLAVLIIVSWKLTLFAFGVSLLSLAAIRFISQVIRRQADVIQDRSGEMNARAQEVFSGIKLVKAMVTEAFEAKRFATLTDLYRRATLKIYSLRGALSPLNETLGISAIAGVLWFGGLQVFQGEMTSSELVFFAFGLYSIMSPIKVIAETNARVQEGMSAAAQLFEILDTEPKIQSGKRRISRIEKGITFEKVWFRYGEQYVLRDVSFEIRVGEVVALVGPSGSGKSTIVDLLLRFYDVERGAILIDGINIKEFDLQDLRRLFGVVSQEVVLFNDTVANNIRYGAGREVSEAEIVAAAKIANAHHFIMELPEQYQTVIGERGVRLSGGQRQRLSIARAMLKNPPMLIFDEATSALDNESEKLVQDAIDQAMQQRTALVIAHRLSTIKNANTILVLERGEIRERGNHFSLLQQDGLYKRFYEMQFALEQSSETNAT, from the coding sequence ATGGCTAAACCTGCAAAAGCGAGTAACACACGGCTCTACTTACGCGTGCTGCGCTATCTTGCGCCCGACGGGCGACACCTTATTCTTGCCGTTGTGTTGGGGCTACTCACCTCACTTTTCAGCGTGGTATCCATCTATACGATTCTGCCGTTGTTAGATGCCGTATTTAGCACAAACAAAGCCGGCGCTAGCGTTGCTACAATGCCTGAACAGATCACAGCGACGGCAAGCATATCGCCAACTGCGCTAAGCGCGCTGGACTCACAGCGCCTAAAAGAACAAGTTCTCGCTTACCTAAAAGCCTTGCTTTACAGTGACACGCAAGAAAACACGCTGCGCAATATCTGTCTATTTCTTGTCATTACATTTCTGCTCAAAAACTTTTTTCTCTACTTAAACAATCGCTTGATGGTCTATGTCGAGACCAAGAGCGCAAACAAGCTGCGTAACCACGTCTTTGAGAAAATTCTCTCACTTGGTTTGGACTACTTTCATCGGCATCGGGTTGGAATGCTAATGCAGCGCGTCGGTAGCGATATTTACCTCATTCAAACACAAGTAAGTGGTAGCTTGATGAACCTGCTCCGCAATGGGATTTTGGCCGTGTGCTACCTTGCCGTGCTGATAATTGTAAGCTGGAAACTCACACTTTTTGCCTTCGGCGTTTCGCTTCTAAGCCTTGCGGCAATTCGCTTTATTAGCCAAGTCATTCGAAGGCAAGCTGATGTAATTCAAGACCGATCAGGCGAGATGAATGCCCGTGCGCAGGAAGTCTTCAGCGGCATTAAACTGGTCAAAGCGATGGTTACAGAAGCCTTCGAGGCGAAACGCTTTGCCACCCTGACAGACTTGTATCGTCGAGCCACGCTAAAAATCTACAGTCTACGCGGTGCGCTTAGCCCACTGAATGAAACGCTGGGCATTTCGGCGATTGCAGGTGTGCTCTGGTTTGGTGGATTGCAAGTGTTTCAAGGCGAGATGACCTCATCAGAGTTAGTTTTCTTTGCCTTTGGGCTTTACTCGATAATGAGTCCGATTAAGGTGATTGCCGAAACCAATGCACGCGTTCAAGAAGGAATGAGTGCCGCAGCCCAGCTTTTCGAAATCTTGGATACTGAACCCAAGATTCAAAGTGGCAAGCGCCGCATCTCCAGAATTGAAAAAGGTATCACATTTGAAAAAGTCTGGTTCCGTTATGGAGAGCAGTATGTGCTAAGAGATGTGTCGTTTGAAATTCGTGTGGGTGAAGTGGTCGCGTTGGTCGGACCGTCCGGCTCTGGCAAGTCAACGATTGTAGATTTGCTCTTGCGCTTCTACGATGTCGAGCGAGGTGCTATTCTGATTGATGGCATCAATATCAAGGAGTTTGACTTGCAAGACTTAAGGCGGCTCTTTGGCGTAGTGAGCCAAGAGGTTGTGCTTTTCAATGACACCGTCGCAAACAACATTCGCTATGGTGCGGGGCGAGAAGTCAGTGAAGCTGAAATTGTGGCAGCTGCTAAAATTGCCAATGCGCATCACTTCATTATGGAATTGCCTGAGCAGTATCAAACTGTAATTGGCGAGCGCGGCGTGCGTCTCTCGGGCGGTCAGCGTCAGCGTCTCTCAATTGCGCGGGCTATGCTCAAGAATCCGCCAATGCTCATCTTTGATGAGGCCACCAGCGCCCTTGACAATGAATCTGAGAAACTGGTGCAAGACGCCATAGATCAAGCTATGCAGCAGCGCACAGCGCTTGTGATTGCGCATCGTCTCTCAACCATTAAGAATGCGAACACAATTCTTGTTTTGGAGCGCGGTGAAATTCGTGAGCGTGGTAACCACTTCTCGCTTTTGCAACAAGATGGGCTGTATAAGCGCTTCTACGAAATGCAGTTTGCATTAGAACAATCAAGTGAAACCAATGCCACTTAA
- a CDS encoding glycosyltransferase family 9 protein, with product MPLKSLERYLRNWLVRSGNRLPVYVRVPVPLFAPNSRILLLRHDKLGDAIISLPLLRVLRTHFPEMQIDVLLSKHNFALAPHVRRYANQCWQYEKSALKSLWLVRQLRAARYHAVVDLMDNASATSSVLIKLLDVSAVGIEKSNAASYTYLVPMLDRNCTHIVERLAQLLLPFGIDPNQESLELEYPLSPHLLEHARQRLGEKLARYRFGINISAGDRWRYWGKDNFIRFISAFKAQHSEVEVVVFAHHLDRQEAEQIAAATNSRLAPIVPTLDEFAAMLVQCDALLSPDTAIVHIAAAWKVPQVVLYSRAEGLPMVWLPYRAPHRALETRADSIQAIGVEAVLEATESLWQEQMQSVYG from the coding sequence ATGCCACTTAAATCCCTCGAGCGCTATCTGCGGAACTGGCTGGTGCGTTCAGGAAATAGACTACCTGTCTATGTTCGCGTGCCCGTGCCACTCTTTGCGCCAAATAGCCGCATTTTGCTATTGCGCCACGACAAATTAGGCGACGCAATTATCTCACTCCCCTTGCTGCGCGTGCTGAGAACGCATTTCCCAGAGATGCAAATTGATGTCTTGCTGAGCAAGCATAACTTCGCCTTAGCACCACACGTGCGGCGCTACGCAAACCAATGTTGGCAGTATGAAAAGTCAGCACTAAAAAGTCTATGGCTGGTTCGCCAATTGCGTGCAGCACGCTACCATGCTGTAGTCGACTTAATGGATAATGCCTCCGCTACCTCATCGGTGCTGATCAAGCTGCTTGATGTGTCCGCAGTAGGCATTGAAAAATCAAATGCAGCCAGCTACACCTACCTTGTGCCGATGCTCGACCGCAACTGCACGCACATTGTTGAGCGTCTGGCACAGCTGCTGCTGCCATTCGGCATTGACCCAAACCAAGAGTCGCTGGAGTTGGAGTATCCACTGTCGCCGCATTTGCTGGAGCATGCTCGTCAGCGATTGGGTGAGAAGTTGGCACGCTATCGCTTTGGAATTAACATTTCAGCTGGCGACCGATGGCGGTATTGGGGCAAAGACAATTTCATCAGGTTTATCAGCGCATTTAAGGCGCAGCATAGTGAAGTCGAAGTAGTCGTGTTTGCGCATCACTTGGATAGGCAGGAAGCTGAGCAGATTGCTGCGGCCACCAATAGCCGCCTTGCCCCGATTGTGCCAACGCTCGACGAATTTGCAGCAATGCTGGTGCAGTGTGATGCACTGCTTTCGCCCGATACCGCAATTGTGCATATTGCAGCTGCATGGAAAGTGCCGCAAGTGGTGCTATACTCTCGTGCAGAAGGCCTACCGATGGTCTGGCTACCATACCGCGCACCGCATCGTGCTTTGGAAACCCGTGCCGACTCAATCCAAGCTATCGGCGTTGAAGCCGTGCTAGAAGCAACCGAATCACTCTGGCAAGAACAGATGCAGTCCGTCTATGGTTGA
- the rpsA gene encoding 30S ribosomal protein S1, translating to MAETQVAEATAQHDKANGSTAAASDTVKTKKPTRVRFFADYQDEELKRLESMYSETLSELTEGEIVKGRVVHISDKDVSVDVGFKSEGIIPLIEFRDPSELKVGDEIEVYLESIEDKSGQLILSKRKADALRIWEKIYESLEKGTTIMGKIVARVKGGMTVSLSGVEAFLPGSQIDVKPVRDFDALVGQTMEFRVVKINPLTQNIVVSHKVILEAEYEARRKEMLANIKVGMVLEGTVKNITDFGIFVDLGGLDGLVHITDITWGRITHPSEAVKLDDPIKVVVIGYDEEKQRVSLGMKQLTPHPWENIDAKYQVGMKVKGKVVSITDYGVFVEIEKGIEGLVHISEMSWTQHIKHPNQFVSMGQEVECVILNIDKENTKLSLSMKQVEADPWLKLAEKYAPDTIHKGIVRNLTDFGVFVELEPGVDGLVHISDLSWTKKIRHPGELVKKNDEIMVKVLKVDVKARRIALGHKQITEDPWPTFEAAYTVGTETKGKITQIIEKGVVVELPLGVDGFVPASHLLQGGVRDIHSSFRINDELPLKVIEFDKENRRIILSALEYFKGKSKEEIEEYMRAHPNEKQKIQEASAALDVPPAAESAPTKPEQPE from the coding sequence ATGGCAGAAACGCAAGTCGCTGAAGCAACGGCTCAACACGATAAAGCAAATGGCAGCACTGCAGCAGCAAGCGATACGGTGAAGACAAAGAAGCCCACCCGTGTTCGATTCTTTGCTGACTATCAAGATGAAGAATTGAAGCGGCTGGAATCAATGTATTCTGAGACGCTCAGCGAACTCACTGAGGGCGAGATTGTAAAGGGACGGGTGGTGCATATCTCCGACAAGGATGTCTCTGTCGATGTCGGCTTCAAGTCTGAGGGCATCATTCCTCTCATTGAATTCCGTGACCCCAGCGAGCTTAAAGTAGGCGATGAAATTGAAGTCTATCTGGAAAGCATTGAAGACAAGTCAGGGCAGCTTATTCTCTCTAAGCGCAAAGCGGACGCGTTACGGATTTGGGAGAAAATCTACGAGTCGCTCGAGAAGGGCACGACCATTATGGGCAAAATTGTTGCACGCGTCAAAGGCGGTATGACCGTCTCACTTAGTGGCGTCGAGGCCTTTTTGCCCGGGTCGCAAATCGATGTCAAGCCTGTGCGTGATTTCGATGCGCTGGTGGGACAAACAATGGAGTTTCGGGTCGTCAAGATTAATCCTCTTACGCAAAACATTGTCGTCAGCCACAAGGTTATCCTCGAAGCAGAGTATGAAGCCCGCCGCAAAGAAATGCTGGCTAACATCAAGGTGGGTATGGTGCTTGAAGGCACTGTGAAAAACATCACCGACTTTGGCATTTTCGTCGATTTGGGTGGATTAGACGGCCTTGTGCACATCACGGATATTACTTGGGGGCGCATTACACATCCCTCCGAAGCCGTTAAGCTTGATGACCCAATCAAGGTTGTAGTAATCGGCTACGACGAAGAAAAGCAGCGCGTCTCGCTGGGAATGAAGCAACTGACGCCGCATCCGTGGGAGAATATTGACGCCAAGTATCAAGTCGGTATGAAAGTGAAAGGCAAGGTGGTCTCAATTACGGATTACGGCGTATTTGTTGAAATTGAGAAGGGCATTGAGGGGCTTGTGCACATTAGCGAGATGAGCTGGACTCAGCACATCAAGCACCCCAACCAGTTCGTCTCTATGGGGCAGGAAGTCGAGTGCGTCATTTTGAACATTGACAAGGAGAATACCAAACTCTCGCTTTCAATGAAGCAAGTGGAGGCTGACCCATGGCTGAAGCTGGCTGAGAAATATGCCCCTGACACAATTCACAAAGGCATCGTGCGCAACCTTACGGATTTTGGGGTCTTTGTAGAACTCGAGCCCGGCGTTGACGGTCTTGTGCATATCTCAGATCTTTCTTGGACAAAGAAAATCCGTCACCCCGGCGAGTTGGTTAAGAAGAATGATGAAATCATGGTCAAGGTGCTTAAAGTAGATGTCAAGGCACGACGTATTGCACTGGGACACAAGCAAATCACAGAAGACCCCTGGCCTACCTTTGAGGCTGCTTATACCGTTGGCACTGAGACCAAAGGCAAGATTACTCAAATCATTGAGAAAGGGGTGGTTGTCGAGCTGCCTCTGGGCGTGGATGGCTTCGTGCCCGCTTCCCATCTTTTGCAAGGTGGCGTACGCGACATTCACTCTTCATTCAGAATCAATGATGAACTGCCTCTGAAAGTCATTGAATTTGACAAAGAAAATCGCCGCATTATTCTCTCTGCTTTGGAGTATTTCAAAGGCAAAAGCAAAGAGGAAATCGAGGAGTATATGCGTGCGCATCCTAACGAAAAACAAAAGATTCAAGAAGCCTCGGCAGCACTTGATGTGCCGCCCGCGGCAGAGTCTGCACCAACTAAGCCTGAGCAACCTGAGTAG
- a CDS encoding DUF427 domain-containing protein encodes MKAIWKNQVLAESDQTIELEGNHYFPPESVRKEFLRESDLKTVCSWKGVASYYDVVVDGEVNKDAAWYYPDPKEHAKRIKGYVAFWRGVKVVP; translated from the coding sequence ATGAAAGCAATTTGGAAAAATCAGGTGCTTGCAGAAAGCGACCAAACGATTGAGCTGGAGGGAAACCACTACTTTCCGCCAGAGTCCGTCCGAAAAGAATTTCTTAGGGAGAGCGACTTAAAAACAGTCTGCAGCTGGAAAGGCGTAGCGAGCTACTACGATGTAGTGGTGGATGGTGAGGTCAACAAAGATGCCGCATGGTATTACCCCGACCCAAAGGAGCATGCGAAGCGAATCAAAGGATATGTGGCATTCTGGCGTGGCGTCAAAGTGGTGCCGTGA